In Daphnia pulex isolate KAP4 chromosome 7, ASM2113471v1, one genomic interval encodes:
- the LOC124198832 gene encoding uncharacterized protein LOC124198832 yields MKLALIFIAGCISASLSYGQPPFQWQQFPPSKNPRYMALIDYRNGDPDDIITGNDNWDLNSDDENLWAQQRPASAPPLRQYHHNENVNQFYYPMSPNFLPTPVRDHERISSRQKTRLRHPFIRPSPAPADNSDNARFFASFPNLFFPSMFYSYLSSISTSAYSTTTSYLILNSTLTTTLITSCIPLSSFSAASLATVGCRRRRHLMDEAFVTGDDQQDLVNMQDYIPSEEEEQQQWLGTSLMVNNVGRHVPDPEIMSSKETEFLSGNHHLPEYLLRRARSARYTITSTFTSYSFYTVNSTKTAFLGSSLFCMPGGFRTC; encoded by the exons atgAAATTGGCTCTGATTTTTATCGCGGGCTGCATTAGCGCATCGCTCTCTTACGGCCAGCCGCCATTCCAATGGCAGCAGTTCCCACCATCTAAAAATCCCCGTTACATGGCCCTAATCGATTACAGAAACGGCGATCCTGACGACATCATCACAGGTAATGACAACTGGGATCTAAACAGCGACGACGAGAATCTATGGGCCCAGCAGCGGCCGGCTAGCGCTCCGCCTTTGCGTCAGTATCACCACAATGAGAACGTCAATCAATTCTATTACCCCATGTCGCCCAATTTCCTGCCGACTCCGGTGAGAGATCACGAAAGGATCAGCTCTCGTCAGAAGACTCGACTCCGCCATCCTTTCATCCGTCCGTCACCAGCGCCAGCTGACAATTCCGACAACGCCCGTTTCTTCGCCTCTTTccctaatttgtttttcccctccaTGTTCTACTCGTATTTGAGCAGCATCAGCACGTCGGCTTATTCGACCACGACCTCATATCTCATTTTGAATTCGACTTTGACGACGACTTTGATTACGTCGTGTATTCCGCTGTCGTCCTTCAGCGCCGCCTCATTGGCAACTGTGGGCTGCCGGAGAAGGAGACATCTGATGGACGAGGCTTTCGTGACGGGTGATGACCAACAAGACCTTGTCAACATGCAAGACTATATTCCgtcagaagaagaggaacaacaaca ATGGCTGGGAACGTCGCTGATGGTGAACAATGTGGGACGACATGTGCCGGACCCGGAGATTATGTCGTCCAAggaaactgaatttttatccgGCAACCATCATCTGCCGGAATATTTATTACGCCGGGCGCGCTCGGCACGCTACACCATCACGTCAACATTTACCAGTTATTCTTTCTACACCGTCAATTCGACCAAAACCGCCTTTCTGGGTTCATCTCTTTTCTGCATGCCCGGTGGTTTCAGGACATgctaa
- the LOC124197746 gene encoding coiled-coil domain-containing protein 91-like → MISTLTNFLAFFLRKWILLFHLEDSITPNTVVPAAPRLQPDSQPGSPVSLEAHPKPDDRTLPDSFFPQWAVRCFKWNGSISPNFTIAADPHLLLPVTQLGSSKDTHDHLASIEQDPTGITQTHPTVTSVAEILHNEQHLKAQLDKKQSDKPNHHAVVNGLQQRLVTTSLARDSLRVKNNQLKKFYVRMQQKHQQEMDDLKRSHRELVSVLTQAKLENELLSYQQAQMKRENEIKISELEKNCSRLMNEKEDLVIKLIQAESDVKSLSSSLEKHKETVCELENVISDLQSKKTRVPNVGSQGTQTDTSTILSCLPRTYDRAF, encoded by the coding sequence atgatttctACTCTCACCAATTTTCTTGCCTTCTTCTTGCGTAAATGGATCCTCCTCTTCCACCTGGAGGATTCCATTACCCCGAATACTGTCGTCCCCGCAGCTCCACGTCTGCAGCCGGACTCACAACCCGGTTCCCCGGTGTCCCTTGAGGCACATCCCAAACCGGACGACAGAACTTTACcagactctttttttccacaatGGGCCGTCCGTTGTTTCAAATGGAACGGATCCATTTCCCCGAATTTTACCATCGCAGCAGATCCACACCTGCTATTACCGGTCACTCAACTTGGATCCTCGAAAGATACTCACGACCACCTTGCATCTATCGAACAAGATCCGACCGGAATAACTCAAACCCATCCGACTGTTACCTCTGTCGCGGAAATTTTGCACAACGAACAACACCTAAAAGCACAGCTAGACAAAAAACAGTCGGATAAACCTAATCATCATGCGGTAGTTAACGGTCTCCAACAACGACTCGTAACTACGTCATTGGCTCGCGATAGCTTGCGTGTCAAAAACAACCAACTGAAAAAGTTTTATGTCCGTATGCAACAAAAACACCAGCAAGAAATGGATGATTTGAAACGTTCGCACCGTGAATTAGTTTCTGTTTTAACTCAAGCAAAACTTGAAAACGAACTTTTGAGTTACCAACAAGCCCAAATGAAACGTGAAAATGAGATCAAGATTTCCGAACTGGAGAAAAACTGTTCACGACTGATGAACGAGAAAGAAGATCTCGTAATCAAATTGATACAAGCCGAGTCCGATGTTAAATCACTTTCCTCCTCGTTAGAAAAGCACAAGGAAACAGTTTGCGAATTGGAAAACGTGATTTCAGATTTGCAGTCGAAGAAAACAAGAGTGCCGAACGTAGGCTCTCAGGGTACTCAAACAGACACATCAACTATTTTGTCTTGTCTACCGAGAACTTATGATCGTGCATTCTGA